A DNA window from Coffea arabica cultivar ET-39 chromosome 6c, Coffea Arabica ET-39 HiFi, whole genome shotgun sequence contains the following coding sequences:
- the LOC113692455 gene encoding transcription repressor OFP13-like → MGKKKMKLPFPFKSKEKVIASTSWAWPTCGNPKTLSFRAKNEDGCGASIFFKTMNSAYVDASNLELMEIPDLYKSYECESFSSVLCEEESVETVIRGLRSERLFFEAEETSSILEKAKMDGFPFKESLVMAVDSRDPFADFRRSMEEMVEAHGLKDWESLEDLLTCYLRVNGKSNHGYIVGAFVDLLVALAFAASSPSPASSADPHGVSTSSDHNYHCSSSMTHSFTSPFSLSSTTTSTSPSLSLVEVEDEIEKSIDNASSSDA, encoded by the coding sequence ATGggcaagaagaaaatgaagcttccttttCCCTTCAAATCGAAAGAAAAAGTAATAGCGTCTACTTCATGGGCATGGCCAACTTGCGGAAATCCTAAAACCCTTTCTTTTCGGGCCAAGAATGAGGATGGCTGTGGTGCCAGTATTTTTTTCAAGACCATGAATTCTGCTTATGTGGACGCCAGTAACCTGGAACTGATGGAAATCCCAGATTTGTACAAGTCCTACGAATGCGAAAGCTTTTCATCAGTGCTTTGCGAAGAGGAGTCCGTGGAGACGGTGATACGAGGTCTAAGGTCGGAAAGGCTGTTTTTTGAGGCGGAAGAGACGAGTTCGATACTGGAGAAGGCCAAAATGGATGGGTTTCCATTCAAAGAAAGTCTGGTGATGGCGGTGGACTCGAGAGACCCTTTTGCGGATTTCAGGAGATCGATGGAGGAAATGGTGGAGGCTCATGGGttgaaggattgggagagtcTGGAAGACCTTTTGACTTGTTATCTCAGGGTCAATGGGAAAAGCAATCATGGATATATAGTTGGAGCATTTGTTGACTTGTTGGTTGCTCTTGCTTTTGCTgcttcttctccttctcctgCTTCTTCTGCTGATCCTCATGGTGTTTCAACTTCTTCAGATCATAATTACCATTGTTCTTCTTCTATGACTCATTCTTTCAcctctcctttctctctttcGTCGACTACCACCTCCACTAGCCCTTCTTTATCATTAGTAGAAGTAGAAGATGAGATTGAAAAAAGTATAGACAATGCATCATCTTCAGATGCATGA
- the LOC140007958 gene encoding transcription repressor OFP6-like, with amino-acid sequence MSTPGKKKLIRSSVAVNLGCSSCRRPRLLSHVFRPKARRKAAASYHKPNHYYSSSGSLETNTSTFSTDADDTCNAYYSSDTDSDIKSLRAVQGFGRIGGESVAVEKDSDDPYLDFRQSMLQMILEKEIYSKDDLKELLNCFLQLNSPYYHGTIVRAFTEIWNGVFSVRSTAASPNLLHGLWRSRGF; translated from the coding sequence ATGTCAACGCCCGGCAAGAAGAAGCTCATTCGCAGCTCTGTGGCAGTGAATCTTGGCTGCAGCAGTTGCAGAAGGCCAAGACTCCTATCCCACGTTTTCCGCCCTAAAGCAAGGCGTAAAGCGGCCGCCTCTTACCACAAACCCAACCATTATTACTCTTCTTCCGGTTCCTTGGAAACCAACACAAGCACCTTCTCCACAGACGCGGATGACACCTGTAATGCCTACTATTCATCTGATACTGACTCTGATATAAAGAGTTTGAGGGCCGTTCAGGGCTTTGGGAGGATAGGCGGGGAGAGTGTGGCTGTGGAGAAAGACTCCGACGACCCTTATCTCGATTTTCGACAGTCAATGCTTCAGATGATTCTGGAGAAGGAGATTTACTCCAAAGATGACCTTAAGGAGCTTCTCAACTGTTTCTTGCAGCTGAATTCGCCTTACTACCATGGCACCATTGTGAGAGCCTTCACGGAGATCTGGAATGGTGTTTTCTCAGTGAGGTCGACTGCTGCCTCCCCAAATCTCTTGCATGGCCTCTGGAGGTCACGTGGCTTCTAG
- the LOC140008182 gene encoding uncharacterized protein has protein sequence MEFQLDLAAVSREVASVHQFFSNIVFIINIVTASNKRNDELKEAQAIEVATKIANGELEIGRELNQIGTLKRVGDTRWDSHLDSISSLLKMFNATCVVLSNIAVDGALQHKSQDMLNALHLVSSTTKLLKNFRDLGWDNFLVNVKLFCEQHQIDIPCMNAQYIARRGRSRSHHDEISVEHYYRVDIFLATIDYQLQKLHSRFNDHTVELLILSTDLDPRNGFMLFKIDDICKLAEKFYPNDFMKQELERLRIELQHFELDIPNHPELQELSGINELCQGLVKTRKSVIYPVIDRLIRLVLTLPVSTATSKRTYLYN, from the exons ATGGA GTTTCAACTTGATTTAGCAGCAGTTTCTAGAGAAGTAGCTTCTGTTCACCAATTCTTCTCCAATATAGTTTTCATTATCAACATTGTTACTGCATCTAACAAACGTAATGATGAATTAAAGGAGGCTCAAGCAATTGAAGTTGCTACTAAGATTGCTAATGGTGAACTTGAAATTGGAAGGGAGCTTAATCAAATTGGCACTTTAAAACGAGTTGGAGATACTCGTTGGGATTCTCATTTGGATTCTATTTCCAGTTTACTGAAAATGTTCAATGCTACTTGTGTGGTTTTAAGTAACATTGCAGTAGATGGAG CATTACAACATAAATCTCAAGATATGTTGAATGCACTGCATCTTGTCTCAAGCACAACAAAGCTACTGAAGAACTTTCGAGATTTGGGATGGGATAATTTCTTGGTGAATGTTAAATTATTTTGTGAGCAACATCAAATTGATATCCCATGTATGAATGCTCAATATATTGCAAGACGTGGTAGATCTCGAAGTCATCATGATGAGATTAGTGTGGAGCATTATTATCGAGTGGATATATTTCTTGCAACAATTGATTATCAATTGCAAAAGTTACATAGCAGGTTTAATGATCATACCGTGGAATTGCTTATTTTGAGCACTGATTTAGATCCTAGAAATGGATTTATGCTGTTCAAAATTGATGATATTTGTAAACTTGCAGAGAAGTTCTATCCGAATGATTTTATGAAGCAAGAACTAGAACGTCTAAGAATAGAACTTCAACATTTTGAACTCGACATTCCAAATCATCCTGAATTGCAAGAATTATCTGGTATTAATGAGTTATGTCAAGGCTTGGTGAAGACAAGAAAATCAGTGATATATCCTGTTATTGATAGATTGATTAGACTTGTTCTTACTCTTCCTGTATCAACTGCAACTTCAAAGCGg acatacctttataattaa
- the LOC113692097 gene encoding uncharacterized protein isoform X2, translated as MTSMAWGFHIPAVVARFLPSTVGVRSWYSTQIKLWNFYPQNSIPTNKLGRRIFLSRYTNSQMGRDNIKLMDTKTRANFRLCNVAGYKTDLLEIHAQNPAFHALFIPGNPGVVSFYTDFLESLYELLGGGASVTAIAHVSHTEKNWEHGRLFSLQEQIEHKLNFVEQELQGVEVPIVLVGHSIGAYISMEMFKRSPDKVRYCVFLYPFLAVNTKSSTQSLIRKISASPLICAVLSSIAGMVPIWTSKFLVTKTLGKPWSSSAVDALCTHVLQYHSMRNVLFMAMTEFKELSETPDWDFIREKRGQIAFLFGIDDHWGPLHLFEEISKQVPDAVLAVERQGHSHTFSCTEAGSLWVAQHVASLIKNHMLKSICR; from the exons ATGACATCTATGGCTTGGGGCTTCCACATACCAGCTGTTGTTGCCCGATTTCTGCCTTCAACTGTTGGCGTCCGCTCCTGGTACTCAACTCAAATCAAACTTTGGAACTTTTACCCGCAAAATTCAATACCTACAAACAAACTCGGACG CAGGATATTCTTGTCCAGGTATACAAATTCACAGATGGGTCGGGATAACATCAAGTTAATGGATACAAAAACCCGTGCCAATTTCCGGCTCTGCAATGTGGCGGG TTATAAGACCGACTTGCTCGAGATTCATGCCCAAAATCCTGCCTTCCATGCTCTGTTCATTCCTGGAAACCCAG GTGTTGTTTCGTTTTACACTGATTTTTTGGAGTCTCTGTACGAGTTGCTGGGAGGAGGTGCAAGTGTGACTG CTATTGCGCATGTATCTCACACAGAAAAG AACTGGGAGCATGGAAGGTTGTTCTCCTTACAAGAACAAATTGAACATAAG TTGAATTTTGTGGAACAAGAGCTTCAAGGTGTTGAAGTCCCTATAGTACTG GTCGGCCACTCAATTGGTGCCTACATATCTATGGAAATGTTTAAAAGATCCCCAGACAAG GTAAGATATTGCGTCTTTCTATATCCATTTCTGGCTGTAAATACAAAATCTTCAACACAGtctttgattagaaaaatttcagc GTCTCCACTTATATGTGCTGTACTTAGTTCAATTGCGGGTATGGTACCAATTTGGACCTCCAAATTTCTTGTTACAAAAACTCTAGGAAAGCCGTGGTCCTCTTCTGCAGTTGATGCATTATGTACTCATGTGCTTCAG TACCATTCTATGAGAAATGTGCTCTTTATGGCCATGACAGAATTCAAAGAG CTTTCCGAAACTCCAGATTGGGACTTCATAAGGGAAAAGAGAGGTCAGATTGCCTTTCTGTTTGGCATTGATGATCACTGGGGTCCCTTGCATCTCTTCGAGGAG ATATCCAAACAAGTCCCAGATGCTGTTCTCGCGGTTGAACGTCAGGGCCATTCTCACACTTTCTCTTGCACAGAGGCTGGCTCATTATGGGTTGCTCAGCATGTTGCAAGCTTGATAAAGAATCACATGTTGAAGTCTA TTTGCAGGTGA
- the LOC113692097 gene encoding uncharacterized protein isoform X3 — protein MTSMAWGFHIPAVVARFLPSTVGVRSCRIFLSRYTNSQMGRDNIKLMDTKTRANFRLCNVAGYKTDLLEIHAQNPAFHALFIPGNPGVVSFYTDFLESLYELLGGGASVTAIAHVSHTEKNWEHGRLFSLQEQIEHKLNFVEQELQGVEVPIVLVGHSIGAYISMEMFKRSPDKVRYCVFLYPFLAVNTKSSTQSLIRKISASPLICAVLSSIAGMVPIWTSKFLVTKTLGKPWSSSAVDALCTHVLQYHSMRNVLFMAMTEFKELSETPDWDFIREKRGQIAFLFGIDDHWGPLHLFEEISKQVPDAVLAVERQGHSHTFSCTEAGSLWVAQHVASLIKNHMLKSRPDLTSTGARMLDGRGYQTID, from the exons ATGACATCTATGGCTTGGGGCTTCCACATACCAGCTGTTGTTGCCCGATTTCTGCCTTCAACTGTTGGCGTCCGCTCCTG CAGGATATTCTTGTCCAGGTATACAAATTCACAGATGGGTCGGGATAACATCAAGTTAATGGATACAAAAACCCGTGCCAATTTCCGGCTCTGCAATGTGGCGGG TTATAAGACCGACTTGCTCGAGATTCATGCCCAAAATCCTGCCTTCCATGCTCTGTTCATTCCTGGAAACCCAG GTGTTGTTTCGTTTTACACTGATTTTTTGGAGTCTCTGTACGAGTTGCTGGGAGGAGGTGCAAGTGTGACTG CTATTGCGCATGTATCTCACACAGAAAAG AACTGGGAGCATGGAAGGTTGTTCTCCTTACAAGAACAAATTGAACATAAG TTGAATTTTGTGGAACAAGAGCTTCAAGGTGTTGAAGTCCCTATAGTACTG GTCGGCCACTCAATTGGTGCCTACATATCTATGGAAATGTTTAAAAGATCCCCAGACAAG GTAAGATATTGCGTCTTTCTATATCCATTTCTGGCTGTAAATACAAAATCTTCAACACAGtctttgattagaaaaatttcagc GTCTCCACTTATATGTGCTGTACTTAGTTCAATTGCGGGTATGGTACCAATTTGGACCTCCAAATTTCTTGTTACAAAAACTCTAGGAAAGCCGTGGTCCTCTTCTGCAGTTGATGCATTATGTACTCATGTGCTTCAG TACCATTCTATGAGAAATGTGCTCTTTATGGCCATGACAGAATTCAAAGAG CTTTCCGAAACTCCAGATTGGGACTTCATAAGGGAAAAGAGAGGTCAGATTGCCTTTCTGTTTGGCATTGATGATCACTGGGGTCCCTTGCATCTCTTCGAGGAG ATATCCAAACAAGTCCCAGATGCTGTTCTCGCGGTTGAACGTCAGGGCCATTCTCACACTTTCTCTTGCACAGAGGCTGGCTCATTATGGGTTGCTCAGCATGTTGCAAGCTTGATAAAGAATCACATGTTGAAGTCTA GGCCCGACTTGACTTCAACTGGGGCGCGAATGCTAGATGGAAGAGGGTACCAAACTATCGATTAG
- the LOC113692097 gene encoding uncharacterized protein isoform X6 — protein MGRDNIKLMDTKTRANFRLCNVAGYKTDLLEIHAQNPAFHALFIPGNPGVVSFYTDFLESLYELLGGGASVTAIAHVSHTEKNWEHGRLFSLQEQIEHKLNFVEQELQGVEVPIVLVGHSIGAYISMEMFKRSPDKVRYCVFLYPFLAVNTKSSTQSLIRKISASPLICAVLSSIAGMVPIWTSKFLVTKTLGKPWSSSAVDALCTHVLQYHSMRNVLFMAMTEFKELSETPDWDFIREKRGQIAFLFGIDDHWGPLHLFEEISKQVPDAVLAVERQGHSHTFSCTEAGSLWVAQHVASLIKNHMLKSRPDLTSTGARMLDGRGYQTID, from the exons ATGGGTCGGGATAACATCAAGTTAATGGATACAAAAACCCGTGCCAATTTCCGGCTCTGCAATGTGGCGGG TTATAAGACCGACTTGCTCGAGATTCATGCCCAAAATCCTGCCTTCCATGCTCTGTTCATTCCTGGAAACCCAG GTGTTGTTTCGTTTTACACTGATTTTTTGGAGTCTCTGTACGAGTTGCTGGGAGGAGGTGCAAGTGTGACTG CTATTGCGCATGTATCTCACACAGAAAAG AACTGGGAGCATGGAAGGTTGTTCTCCTTACAAGAACAAATTGAACATAAG TTGAATTTTGTGGAACAAGAGCTTCAAGGTGTTGAAGTCCCTATAGTACTG GTCGGCCACTCAATTGGTGCCTACATATCTATGGAAATGTTTAAAAGATCCCCAGACAAG GTAAGATATTGCGTCTTTCTATATCCATTTCTGGCTGTAAATACAAAATCTTCAACACAGtctttgattagaaaaatttcagc GTCTCCACTTATATGTGCTGTACTTAGTTCAATTGCGGGTATGGTACCAATTTGGACCTCCAAATTTCTTGTTACAAAAACTCTAGGAAAGCCGTGGTCCTCTTCTGCAGTTGATGCATTATGTACTCATGTGCTTCAG TACCATTCTATGAGAAATGTGCTCTTTATGGCCATGACAGAATTCAAAGAG CTTTCCGAAACTCCAGATTGGGACTTCATAAGGGAAAAGAGAGGTCAGATTGCCTTTCTGTTTGGCATTGATGATCACTGGGGTCCCTTGCATCTCTTCGAGGAG ATATCCAAACAAGTCCCAGATGCTGTTCTCGCGGTTGAACGTCAGGGCCATTCTCACACTTTCTCTTGCACAGAGGCTGGCTCATTATGGGTTGCTCAGCATGTTGCAAGCTTGATAAAGAATCACATGTTGAAGTCTA GGCCCGACTTGACTTCAACTGGGGCGCGAATGCTAGATGGAAGAGGGTACCAAACTATCGATTAG
- the LOC113692097 gene encoding uncharacterized protein isoform X1 has product MTSMAWGFHIPAVVARFLPSTVGVRSWYSTQIKLWNFYPQNSIPTNKLGRRIFLSRYTNSQMGRDNIKLMDTKTRANFRLCNVAGYKTDLLEIHAQNPAFHALFIPGNPGVVSFYTDFLESLYELLGGGASVTAIAHVSHTEKNWEHGRLFSLQEQIEHKLNFVEQELQGVEVPIVLVGHSIGAYISMEMFKRSPDKVRYCVFLYPFLAVNTKSSTQSLIRKISASPLICAVLSSIAGMVPIWTSKFLVTKTLGKPWSSSAVDALCTHVLQYHSMRNVLFMAMTEFKELSETPDWDFIREKRGQIAFLFGIDDHWGPLHLFEEISKQVPDAVLAVERQGHSHTFSCTEAGSLWVAQHVASLIKNHMLKSRPDLTSTGARMLDGRGYQTID; this is encoded by the exons ATGACATCTATGGCTTGGGGCTTCCACATACCAGCTGTTGTTGCCCGATTTCTGCCTTCAACTGTTGGCGTCCGCTCCTGGTACTCAACTCAAATCAAACTTTGGAACTTTTACCCGCAAAATTCAATACCTACAAACAAACTCGGACG CAGGATATTCTTGTCCAGGTATACAAATTCACAGATGGGTCGGGATAACATCAAGTTAATGGATACAAAAACCCGTGCCAATTTCCGGCTCTGCAATGTGGCGGG TTATAAGACCGACTTGCTCGAGATTCATGCCCAAAATCCTGCCTTCCATGCTCTGTTCATTCCTGGAAACCCAG GTGTTGTTTCGTTTTACACTGATTTTTTGGAGTCTCTGTACGAGTTGCTGGGAGGAGGTGCAAGTGTGACTG CTATTGCGCATGTATCTCACACAGAAAAG AACTGGGAGCATGGAAGGTTGTTCTCCTTACAAGAACAAATTGAACATAAG TTGAATTTTGTGGAACAAGAGCTTCAAGGTGTTGAAGTCCCTATAGTACTG GTCGGCCACTCAATTGGTGCCTACATATCTATGGAAATGTTTAAAAGATCCCCAGACAAG GTAAGATATTGCGTCTTTCTATATCCATTTCTGGCTGTAAATACAAAATCTTCAACACAGtctttgattagaaaaatttcagc GTCTCCACTTATATGTGCTGTACTTAGTTCAATTGCGGGTATGGTACCAATTTGGACCTCCAAATTTCTTGTTACAAAAACTCTAGGAAAGCCGTGGTCCTCTTCTGCAGTTGATGCATTATGTACTCATGTGCTTCAG TACCATTCTATGAGAAATGTGCTCTTTATGGCCATGACAGAATTCAAAGAG CTTTCCGAAACTCCAGATTGGGACTTCATAAGGGAAAAGAGAGGTCAGATTGCCTTTCTGTTTGGCATTGATGATCACTGGGGTCCCTTGCATCTCTTCGAGGAG ATATCCAAACAAGTCCCAGATGCTGTTCTCGCGGTTGAACGTCAGGGCCATTCTCACACTTTCTCTTGCACAGAGGCTGGCTCATTATGGGTTGCTCAGCATGTTGCAAGCTTGATAAAGAATCACATGTTGAAGTCTA GGCCCGACTTGACTTCAACTGGGGCGCGAATGCTAGATGGAAGAGGGTACCAAACTATCGATTAG
- the LOC113692097 gene encoding uncharacterized protein isoform X5, producing MTSMAWGFHIPAVVARFLPSTVGVRSWYSTQIKLWNFYPQNSIPTNKLGRRIFLSSYKTDLLEIHAQNPAFHALFIPGNPGVVSFYTDFLESLYELLGGGASVTAIAHVSHTEKNWEHGRLFSLQEQIEHKLNFVEQELQGVEVPIVLVGHSIGAYISMEMFKRSPDKVRYCVFLYPFLAVNTKSSTQSLIRKISASPLICAVLSSIAGMVPIWTSKFLVTKTLGKPWSSSAVDALCTHVLQYHSMRNVLFMAMTEFKELSETPDWDFIREKRGQIAFLFGIDDHWGPLHLFEEISKQVPDAVLAVERQGHSHTFSCTEAGSLWVAQHVASLIKNHMLKSRPDLTSTGARMLDGRGYQTID from the exons ATGACATCTATGGCTTGGGGCTTCCACATACCAGCTGTTGTTGCCCGATTTCTGCCTTCAACTGTTGGCGTCCGCTCCTGGTACTCAACTCAAATCAAACTTTGGAACTTTTACCCGCAAAATTCAATACCTACAAACAAACTCGGACG CAGGATATTCTTGTCCAG TTATAAGACCGACTTGCTCGAGATTCATGCCCAAAATCCTGCCTTCCATGCTCTGTTCATTCCTGGAAACCCAG GTGTTGTTTCGTTTTACACTGATTTTTTGGAGTCTCTGTACGAGTTGCTGGGAGGAGGTGCAAGTGTGACTG CTATTGCGCATGTATCTCACACAGAAAAG AACTGGGAGCATGGAAGGTTGTTCTCCTTACAAGAACAAATTGAACATAAG TTGAATTTTGTGGAACAAGAGCTTCAAGGTGTTGAAGTCCCTATAGTACTG GTCGGCCACTCAATTGGTGCCTACATATCTATGGAAATGTTTAAAAGATCCCCAGACAAG GTAAGATATTGCGTCTTTCTATATCCATTTCTGGCTGTAAATACAAAATCTTCAACACAGtctttgattagaaaaatttcagc GTCTCCACTTATATGTGCTGTACTTAGTTCAATTGCGGGTATGGTACCAATTTGGACCTCCAAATTTCTTGTTACAAAAACTCTAGGAAAGCCGTGGTCCTCTTCTGCAGTTGATGCATTATGTACTCATGTGCTTCAG TACCATTCTATGAGAAATGTGCTCTTTATGGCCATGACAGAATTCAAAGAG CTTTCCGAAACTCCAGATTGGGACTTCATAAGGGAAAAGAGAGGTCAGATTGCCTTTCTGTTTGGCATTGATGATCACTGGGGTCCCTTGCATCTCTTCGAGGAG ATATCCAAACAAGTCCCAGATGCTGTTCTCGCGGTTGAACGTCAGGGCCATTCTCACACTTTCTCTTGCACAGAGGCTGGCTCATTATGGGTTGCTCAGCATGTTGCAAGCTTGATAAAGAATCACATGTTGAAGTCTA GGCCCGACTTGACTTCAACTGGGGCGCGAATGCTAGATGGAAGAGGGTACCAAACTATCGATTAG
- the LOC113692097 gene encoding uncharacterized protein isoform X4, which translates to MTSMAWGFHIPAVVARFLPSTVGVRSWYTNSQMGRDNIKLMDTKTRANFRLCNVAGYKTDLLEIHAQNPAFHALFIPGNPGVVSFYTDFLESLYELLGGGASVTAIAHVSHTEKNWEHGRLFSLQEQIEHKLNFVEQELQGVEVPIVLVGHSIGAYISMEMFKRSPDKVRYCVFLYPFLAVNTKSSTQSLIRKISASPLICAVLSSIAGMVPIWTSKFLVTKTLGKPWSSSAVDALCTHVLQYHSMRNVLFMAMTEFKELSETPDWDFIREKRGQIAFLFGIDDHWGPLHLFEEISKQVPDAVLAVERQGHSHTFSCTEAGSLWVAQHVASLIKNHMLKSRPDLTSTGARMLDGRGYQTID; encoded by the exons ATGACATCTATGGCTTGGGGCTTCCACATACCAGCTGTTGTTGCCCGATTTCTGCCTTCAACTGTTGGCGTCCGCTCCTG GTATACAAATTCACAGATGGGTCGGGATAACATCAAGTTAATGGATACAAAAACCCGTGCCAATTTCCGGCTCTGCAATGTGGCGGG TTATAAGACCGACTTGCTCGAGATTCATGCCCAAAATCCTGCCTTCCATGCTCTGTTCATTCCTGGAAACCCAG GTGTTGTTTCGTTTTACACTGATTTTTTGGAGTCTCTGTACGAGTTGCTGGGAGGAGGTGCAAGTGTGACTG CTATTGCGCATGTATCTCACACAGAAAAG AACTGGGAGCATGGAAGGTTGTTCTCCTTACAAGAACAAATTGAACATAAG TTGAATTTTGTGGAACAAGAGCTTCAAGGTGTTGAAGTCCCTATAGTACTG GTCGGCCACTCAATTGGTGCCTACATATCTATGGAAATGTTTAAAAGATCCCCAGACAAG GTAAGATATTGCGTCTTTCTATATCCATTTCTGGCTGTAAATACAAAATCTTCAACACAGtctttgattagaaaaatttcagc GTCTCCACTTATATGTGCTGTACTTAGTTCAATTGCGGGTATGGTACCAATTTGGACCTCCAAATTTCTTGTTACAAAAACTCTAGGAAAGCCGTGGTCCTCTTCTGCAGTTGATGCATTATGTACTCATGTGCTTCAG TACCATTCTATGAGAAATGTGCTCTTTATGGCCATGACAGAATTCAAAGAG CTTTCCGAAACTCCAGATTGGGACTTCATAAGGGAAAAGAGAGGTCAGATTGCCTTTCTGTTTGGCATTGATGATCACTGGGGTCCCTTGCATCTCTTCGAGGAG ATATCCAAACAAGTCCCAGATGCTGTTCTCGCGGTTGAACGTCAGGGCCATTCTCACACTTTCTCTTGCACAGAGGCTGGCTCATTATGGGTTGCTCAGCATGTTGCAAGCTTGATAAAGAATCACATGTTGAAGTCTA GGCCCGACTTGACTTCAACTGGGGCGCGAATGCTAGATGGAAGAGGGTACCAAACTATCGATTAG
- the LOC140008354 gene encoding putative HVA22-like protein g translates to MLGEFITRILVLVLGYAYPAFECFKTVEKNRVGIEELRFWCQYWILVALVTVLERIGDIFVSWLPMYGEMKLALFIYLWYPKTKGSGYVYDTILKPYMIKHETDIDRNLLEFRARAWDLLVYYWENCTQLGQTTFFQALDFLATHVGKLRLSSPAKPQNQETPPAAPPSPSTPQSAGGIFRRLKQPSDKRRPPVPPTSQFKAHRSATQPTASEPVHVNLHDQTHFVRSEGPSEIDMDMETESDNGSSPKQASEQKEPNLDHHLRVARLKLRRSKGFH, encoded by the exons ATGTTAGGAGAATTCATCACCAGAATTTTAGT GTTGGTTCTAGGGTATGCTTACCCTGCCTTTGAATGTTTCAAAACTGTGGAGAAGAACAGAGTAGGGATTGAAGAACTCCGATTTTGGTGTCAATACTG GATACTGGTGGCGTTGGTCACagttttggagagaattggtgaTATATTTGTATCATG GTTGCCCATGTACGGGGAGATGAAGTTGGCTCTGTTCATCTACTTGTGGTATCCAAAAACGAAG GGATCTGGCTACGTCTATGATACCATATTGAAGCCTTACATGATTAAGCATGAGACGGACATTGACCGAAATCTACTGGAATTCAGGGCCAGAGCCTGGGACCTGCTGGTTTATTATTGGGAAAATTGCACGCAGTTGGGGCAGACAACATTCTTCCAAGCTCTTGATTTCTTGGCTACTCATGTTGGAAAGCTTCGACTGAGCAGCCCAGCG AAAcctcaaaatcaagaaactcCCCCGGCTGCCCCCCCAAGTCCCAGCACGCCGCAATCAGCAGGTGGAATATTCCGGAGGCTCAAGCAGCCGTCCGACAAGAGGCGGCCGCCAGTCCCCCCGACATCCCAATTCAAAGCCCACCGCTCCGCCACCCAACCAACCGCATCAGAGCCAGTACATGTCAATCTCCACGACCAAACACACTTCGTCCGAAGCGAGGGCCCGTCCGAGATCGATATGGACATGGAGACGGAATCGGACAACGGGTCAAGCCCAAAACAGGCCTCAGAACAGAAGGAGCCTAATTTGGACCACCACTTACGTGTTGCCCGCCTCAAACTTAGACGCTCCAAAGGCTTCCATTAG